GGAACTTTAGGCTGCTAGCAGGCTTCAGTACAGCAAAGCCATGTCAGCCCATGCTCATAAAGTGAAGTGATAGGCTACAATGACTTTGCTCATGCACACCGCAAATGACAGGAAACTATAAATTCCTTTAATTTTATTTTGCGGGTGCCTTTTCATTATCTGGATAGTAATTGTGGTTTACTATGCTATTATATCACGCAATTATACCATTTATAAAATGGTCCGATTTTAAATACAGCCTagctaaaataaatattttttaaaaagtgAAAATGTACGAATTATCCAATGGATTATGATAGTTTTCTGGTTAAAAAAAAAGTGGAGGTGTAAAAATGTTTGTACCCCTATTTAAATTTGCTCAATGGCTCAGCCAGCCAATTGGACACAATACTGTTTTGCTCATCTCAGTCACAAAGAGGAATAACTTTGCAGCTGTTTCtgattaataaaaataaaataaatgtttttattgtcacatacaccagataggtgcagtgaaatgtgttgttttacagggtcagtcatagtagtacggtgctcctggagcaaattagggttaagtgccttgttcaagggcacagaCAGGTTTTTCACCTGGCCGGCTCgggtattcgaaccagcgaccttttgatTCTGGCCAAAGCTCTAAACAATGCCATGCTAGTGGGTGGTAACATTCAAATAAAACCCAGCCCTGAAACATaggctgaaaataatttttaTGTCATATCACAGGAAGAGATACCACATTCACAATGATTTGCAAGAAGTGGGAAGTTTGGATGTGTCACTTAAAGCCTAAATATATCGTACTTTGACTAATATGACGACTTATTGACTTAACTTGTTGTGCAACATCTTGGGTAAGCTCTGGCCAGCTTTCACCTCAAAAGTGGATTTCTACTGGAGTGGGCATTTAACAATTCCACCATCTAGTTTTTTTTGTATACAATTCTGTATTTTATTAGATCTACACCTATCAATAATATGATTTAATACTATTTAAAACACCAATGAGGATCAGAAATACCTATCCATCAAGTTACTACAGTACTTCCAAAATTGAAACTAGGACAGTAGCTACCTCTAGAACAGAATGGAGCAAAAACTAGCGTACACATGGCCATAAAGCATCCCCCGCTCAGTATTATCTATACATTCAGTAAATACTTATCATATATACATTCATTTGTCGGGCCCTGGACAGGTTACCTAGTCCTCAAATCCAGCTGACCTGCGGCGCTGGGTCCAGGCTTCATCCCTGCGGTCAGGTCTGAAGTAGCCAGAGTTACCCACTCTCTCACTAGGGCCTTTGGGGAACGCCCGTCCTAACTGGGAGGGGTGTGTTCTACCCTCCTGGGGACAGGACTGTGACAGCTGATAACCTGCTGACCTAGAATCAGGGGACAGCGCAACAAACCTCAGACACAAAACCAATGCTTCAACAGGCAGCAGGTAACGATGACAGACTCAGGATTAGTGGATTAGGTAAAACTCAGAATCATTACTAATGAATGAGGACACAAAATCTCATTTGCGACAAGGGATCCCTATGTATAATTTATATGTAACCATGTCCTAACCTTTGAAACTGGAAACTCTGCATTGTAATCAAAGTGAGACACTAAGGCACAGCCCAAAGCTCATGGGCCCAACTATGGAAAACGTAGATCATGTATATCAACAGTAAAAAAACGAGGTTCAAACTCGCCTGCTTTTGGTTATTCTTTGAGGTCCATTTTCAGCTGTCTGGTGCTGCAGGGGAGATGAAAAGATGTCAGGTATTTATACTGTTTACACCAAAACTCAAAAGCTGATATTATCCAGTTCTGGAATGTTTGGAAGGTTATCATGTTTCCCTTTTCTACATAAATACGGAGGAAGAAAACATATCTGCATAGGCTTCCTCTCAACTCCACAACTGAATCTGGGAGGCCAGTTACGATCGGCAGGTCTCACAAGGGTTCAAATGTGTAACAATTATGATATTCTCTAATCTCTCCCTAACCGGCTTTCCGTTGCGATCTAAAAACAAGTAAGAGCAGCTGCCAGAAAATACGTTGAAAAGGAATCTGTCATTGTAAACACATTGCTGTCAGCAGTAGGAAACAGGCTTGATATTGTACAGTACCATGTAATCGGTGTAGGTTGGTGGACTGGGTGAGCTCTGATAGTACTCCAGTAGCCTCTCAGCCAGGGCGATGCGTTTGAGCAGGTTCTCAATGAAACGTTGGATCCGAACTTTACCACATATCTCATGCTGGGCTGCAGCCTCCAGAAAATTCTGAATGGTGATGACTTCTCTGAAAAAAAAAACGAGAGATACAAATTCAAGACTTGGGGGGGGGACCGGACAATGGGGGCGTATCTAGTAACATGCTAAAGAATATTGCTACTGACAAAATTACAATAACTCCATTAGCAACAGCAACAATCTAAGGAGTTACCAGATTAGTGTACTGTCTGCCATTTGACCTCATGATTATGCTTTTGACTAACAATACCGTAAGGAAATGTTAAGACTGAGTTACTGGCTCAGACACTActcactgttctctcctctccagctcGTACTCTGACTCGTTCAGCTGCTCCTTTAGTGTGGCGATCACCATCACGGCCATGTCCACCTGGTGGCTCAGCGCCCTCTCCCGCTCCTGAACCTCCTGCCTCTCCTGGGCCAGGTGCTGGGAGTGGGCACGCTCACACAGCAGCTCTGTGTCCGTCTGGGCCAGCTCCGTGCTGACCCTGTGCAGCCTCCTCTGCATGGTGCTGTCCGCTGCCAGCAGGACCTTGGCAAGCCTGCGCCTGACCGACACCTCCCCAGCACAGACACTCCACTCTGGGGACACCGCCTCAGGCTTGCTGCCTGGGTCTGGAGGG
This genomic interval from Oncorhynchus keta strain PuntledgeMale-10-30-2019 chromosome 2, Oket_V2, whole genome shotgun sequence contains the following:
- the LOC118399571 gene encoding protein ZNF365-like — protein: MTSSCKYSFQVVGEMQAKVCARRTSLITENGQACGASADSQLPFRCPRCGERERFNSLASLRDHLEYSHSYYHTMHELSLPTRRGHSHPERVLHVRSLSDTREVTSCIERCRTHSVGTQAADEIQTEEEARKDDLKFHKSSPGTDHIPFPFDNPPDPGSKPEAVSPEWSVCAGEVSVRRRLAKVLLAADSTMQRRLHRVSTELAQTDTELLCERAHSQHLAQERQEVQERERALSHQVDMAVMVIATLKEQLNESEYELERREQEVITIQNFLEAAAQHEICGKVRIQRFIENLLKRIALAERLLEYYQSSPSPPTYTDYMHQTAENGPQRITKSRSAGYQLSQSCPQEGRTHPSQLGRAFPKGPSERVGNSGYFRPDRRDEAWTQRRRSAGFED